One part of the Deltaproteobacteria bacterium genome encodes these proteins:
- a CDS encoding zinc ABC transporter substrate-binding protein, with product MRRLGFWVIIGCFLIGQGLKVDAGSHKLKVFVSILPQAYFVERIGGEAVDVEVLVGPGQSPATYEPTPKQMARLGRARVYFRVGTPFEKGFIRKVKAAFKNLEIVDTRKGVPLRYFSTSRGDGTEVPDPHIWLDPKRVRIQAATICDTLCRLLPERAETFRRNLQNFLEDLERLDRRIADILGPLKGGTFFVFHPAFGYFGDSYGLKQEAVEIAGKQPGPRQLAELIERARRKHVRVIFVQPQFARNLAEKVARAIGGAVVPIDPLPRDYLKGLERMAEALRKGLLTQRDEGGLSEAGRKQ from the coding sequence ATGCGGAGATTAGGGTTTTGGGTGATCATCGGGTGTTTCCTGATTGGCCAGGGACTAAAGGTAGACGCAGGATCCCACAAGCTGAAGGTCTTTGTCAGCATCCTTCCCCAGGCCTACTTCGTGGAAAGGATCGGGGGGGAGGCCGTGGATGTAGAAGTCCTGGTGGGGCCCGGTCAATCCCCGGCAACCTATGAACCTACACCGAAACAGATGGCCAGGCTGGGGAGGGCGCGGGTATACTTCAGAGTGGGAACGCCTTTTGAGAAGGGATTCATCCGAAAGGTGAAGGCTGCTTTCAAGAACCTGGAAATCGTGGATACCCGCAAAGGAGTGCCTCTCCGCTATTTTTCCACGAGCCGCGGGGATGGTACCGAGGTGCCGGATCCCCACATCTGGCTGGATCCCAAGAGGGTGAGAATCCAGGCCGCAACCATCTGCGATACCCTATGCCGCCTGCTCCCTGAGCGGGCCGAAACCTTCAGACGGAATCTCCAGAATTTCCTGGAGGACCTGGAGCGGCTGGATAGAAGGATCGCGGATATTCTCGGGCCCTTGAAGGGGGGGACCTTCTTTGTCTTTCACCCGGCCTTCGGGTACTTTGGTGATTCCTACGGCCTGAAGCAGGAGGCCGTTGAAATAGCGGGAAAGCAACCCGGCCCGAGACAACTGGCGGAACTCATCGAGAGGGCCAGGAGGAAACATGTGAGGGTTATCTTCGTTCAGCCCCAGTTTGCGAGAAATTTGGCGGAAAAGGTAGCCCGGGCCATAGGTGGGGCTGTCGTTCCCATAGATCCTCTCCCGAGGGACTATCTGAAAGGCCTCGAGCGGATGGCCGAGGCGCTACGAAAGGGTCTCCTTACTCAAAGGGATGAAGGGGGCCTTTCGGAGGCCGGGAGGAAACAATGA
- a CDS encoding CopG family transcriptional regulator encodes MKKKQDIITFKVDEDFREIIKGIPNRSEFIRRAVMAALGSVCPLCNGSGMLTPNQKRHWDDFALHHPLKRCRDCDERVLVCAYHKK; translated from the coding sequence ATGAAAAAGAAGCAGGATATTATTACCTTCAAGGTGGATGAAGACTTCCGTGAAATCATCAAGGGCATTCCAAACCGATCAGAGTTTATCCGCAGGGCCGTCATGGCCGCACTGGGAAGCGTATGTCCCCTTTGTAACGGGAGCGGGATGCTCACCCCGAACCAGAAACGCCACTGGGACGACTTCGCCCTCCATCACCCCTTGAAACGATGCAGGGACTGCGATGAAAGGGTGCTGGTGTGCGCATACCACAAAAAGTGA
- a CDS encoding manganese efflux pump: MDVLAILGTAWALAMDAFAVAAAVGAGLERVTSRHVFRLAWHFGFFQAAMPVLGWLGGSVASSYTAAFAHWIASGLLVFIGARMFKESFRPKKQRRNLDPTRGLSLVGLSVATSIDALAVGISLGLIGVPVWIPAAVIGGVTIGMTWIGIRLGRGIGSILGPWAERAGGIALVLLGLRILVSTAIC; this comes from the coding sequence GTGGACGTGCTTGCAATCCTTGGTACGGCCTGGGCATTGGCCATGGACGCCTTTGCCGTGGCGGCGGCGGTCGGGGCGGGCCTCGAGAGGGTGACCTCCCGCCATGTTTTCCGCTTGGCCTGGCACTTCGGTTTCTTCCAGGCCGCCATGCCTGTTCTTGGGTGGCTGGGTGGATCGGTGGCCTCCTCTTACACGGCCGCCTTTGCCCATTGGATCGCCTCCGGGCTTCTGGTGTTTATCGGGGCCCGAATGTTTAAAGAATCCTTTAGACCGAAAAAGCAAAGAAGGAATTTAGACCCGACCCGGGGCCTGAGTTTAGTAGGACTTTCTGTCGCAACGAGTATTGATGCGCTGGCCGTGGGGATTTCTCTTGGCCTGATCGGGGTCCCTGTCTGGATTCCCGCTGCGGTGATCGGTGGGGTGACTATCGGAATGACGTGGATCGGCATACGCTTGGGCCGGGGGATCGGGTCTATCCTGGGGCCTTGGGCGGAAAGGGCCGGCGGGATCGCACTGGTGCTGCTGGGGCTGCGGATCCTGGTGTCAACAGCCATCTGCTGA
- a CDS encoding MarR family transcriptional regulator, with protein sequence MEESTYRSNLSTNEKVLMAIVRAAEIFKRVHSGVFRNFGLSFPQYNILRVLEASDRGRNRITNVGRIMLVPGANMTGIAKRMEKKGFIVRKSDPADERVTLLEITPKGRKALKEIEKEKDDWLELMLKGLSSEEKGVLLELVKRLIRNNVKLERKGCFPEKGWVPGGAARGSEVLNEDSPS encoded by the coding sequence ATGGAGGAGAGCACTTACAGGAGCAACCTGAGTACTAATGAGAAGGTCCTCATGGCGATCGTGAGGGCGGCTGAGATTTTCAAGAGGGTCCATTCGGGCGTATTCAGAAACTTCGGGCTGTCTTTCCCCCAGTATAATATCTTGAGGGTCCTGGAGGCCTCTGACAGGGGCCGGAACAGGATCACCAATGTGGGTCGCATCATGCTCGTGCCGGGCGCCAACATGACCGGGATCGCCAAGAGGATGGAAAAAAAGGGTTTCATTGTGAGGAAATCCGATCCCGCTGATGAACGCGTAACCCTTTTGGAAATCACTCCTAAAGGAAGAAAGGCCCTTAAGGAGATCGAGAAGGAAAAGGACGATTGGCTGGAATTGATGTTGAAAGGACTTTCATCAGAGGAAAAAGGAGTTCTCCTGGAACTGGTGAAGCGCCTCATTCGGAACAACGTGAAGCTGGAGAGAAAAGGTTGTTTCCCGGAAAAGGGTTGGGTCCCCGGTGGAGCCGCCCGTGGAAGCGAAGTGTTGAACGAAGATTCACCCAGCTGA
- a CDS encoding transporter substrate-binding domain-containing protein: MIILAILIWPALSPFPCPASPPRPTELVVGGDHNFPPYEFLDSKGEPAGFNIDLIRALARRMDFRLTFRLGPWSRVRKELVTGKIDLLAGMFFSKERDRFVDFSTPHTVLRHALFTRKGSPEIRSLEDLRGKEILVQRDDIMHDFIRERVPKENLFLVDSPLDALRVLSSGKHDCALVAELQGLYLAKAYGLNNLTARDLGFPSRKYCFAVTQGRDILLGQINEGLAILKETGVYQEIYDKWFGVLERKERTRRQLFWIAGLALVPILLILGFVFLWSWMLKKQVAKKTLELREEVERHRQTAQDLRETQERFRLALEATKDGLWEIRYRDGSHFFSDNMFTMLGYDPKDQKKSLDFFISIFHPEDLPAVRQAFHKLLHDRGRDDYAVEFRLRARDGAWHNILSRGRCVDRGEDGKALRIIGTHTDITDLRRTEQALGLERENFRLLVEESPLGISLIDGKGTYLYVNPKFVEIFGYDLNDFHTGREWFRTAFPDPETRRRVISAWTKDNEGSRPGNAVSRIYTVTCKDGKEREVHFRTVQLKNNQYLILYEDITETRRLERQLQQAQKMEAVGTLAGGIAHDFNNILSVIIGHADLILTDLDPRLPFYDNILEIRKAGERAASLTRRLLTFSRKQVVEPRILDLNQVIDGTKKMLERLIGEDIILKTRLETSLFPVFMDPGQVEQILLNLASNARDAMPEGGTLTIETANRVLDPAFFADRGVKGTPGPYVMIRVSDTGLGMDEATRERIFEPFFTTKGMGKGTGLGLATVYGIVKQSRGFIWAESLPGEGTFFEIFIPRTESEGDSAPRESQSRKPESGGTETIMVVEDDKDLRNLAARILESRGYTVILSRDASSALQVVREYQGPIHLLITDVVMPGMSGVELARRFRPLRPGARILFMSGYAGNNIERYGPLADGDNLIMKPFTPQEFVRKVREVLAGERRPEPP, from the coding sequence TTGATCATCCTTGCAATCCTTATCTGGCCCGCCCTTTCACCCTTCCCTTGCCCTGCCTCCCCACCCAGGCCGACAGAACTCGTTGTGGGTGGGGACCATAATTTTCCGCCTTACGAATTCCTTGACTCCAAGGGCGAGCCTGCAGGCTTCAACATCGATCTTATCCGGGCCCTTGCCCGGCGGATGGATTTCAGGCTTACATTCCGTCTCGGCCCCTGGTCCCGTGTCAGGAAAGAGCTTGTGACGGGGAAAATCGACCTGCTGGCAGGCATGTTCTTTTCGAAGGAGAGGGACCGGTTCGTTGATTTCTCAACACCCCACACCGTCTTACGCCATGCCCTTTTCACCCGCAAGGGGTCACCCGAAATTCGTTCCCTGGAAGATCTCAGGGGCAAGGAAATCCTGGTCCAGCGGGACGATATCATGCACGACTTCATACGGGAAAGGGTTCCAAAGGAGAACCTCTTCCTGGTAGACTCCCCCCTCGACGCCCTCAGGGTATTGAGCTCCGGCAAGCACGACTGTGCCCTGGTGGCGGAACTCCAGGGACTTTACCTGGCAAAGGCCTATGGCCTTAACAACCTCACCGCCAGGGACCTGGGCTTTCCCTCCAGGAAATACTGCTTTGCAGTAACCCAGGGGCGGGACATACTTCTGGGACAAATCAACGAGGGTCTGGCGATCCTCAAGGAGACAGGGGTCTACCAGGAGATCTACGACAAGTGGTTCGGGGTCCTGGAGCGGAAAGAAAGAACGCGCAGACAACTCTTTTGGATCGCCGGGCTGGCCCTCGTACCTATCCTCTTGATCCTGGGTTTTGTCTTCTTGTGGTCCTGGATGCTGAAAAAACAGGTCGCGAAAAAGACCCTCGAACTCAGGGAAGAAGTGGAGCGGCACCGGCAGACGGCCCAAGACCTCCGCGAGACCCAGGAACGTTTCAGACTGGCCCTGGAGGCCACCAAGGACGGGCTGTGGGAAATACGATACAGGGATGGCTCACACTTTTTCAGCGACAACATGTTCACCATGCTGGGATATGATCCCAAAGATCAAAAAAAATCCCTCGATTTTTTCATTTCCATCTTTCATCCGGAAGATCTCCCCGCCGTAAGGCAGGCCTTCCACAAGCTCCTTCATGACCGGGGCCGGGACGACTACGCCGTGGAGTTCCGCCTCAGGGCCCGGGACGGGGCCTGGCACAACATCCTCTCGCGGGGCCGATGCGTCGATAGGGGAGAGGACGGGAAGGCCCTCCGAATCATCGGCACCCACACGGACATCACAGATCTGAGGAGAACGGAGCAGGCCCTGGGCCTTGAAAGGGAGAACTTCAGGCTTTTGGTGGAGGAATCCCCATTAGGCATATCCCTCATCGATGGAAAGGGCACCTATCTTTACGTGAATCCCAAGTTCGTGGAGATCTTCGGGTACGACCTGAACGATTTTCACACCGGACGGGAATGGTTCCGGACGGCCTTCCCGGATCCGGAAACCAGGAGGCGGGTCATATCGGCCTGGACAAAGGACAACGAGGGTTCCAGGCCCGGAAACGCCGTGAGCCGAATATATACCGTGACCTGCAAGGACGGTAAGGAGAGGGAGGTCCATTTCAGGACGGTGCAGCTTAAAAACAACCAGTATCTTATACTCTACGAGGATATCACCGAGACCAGGAGACTCGAAAGACAGCTCCAGCAGGCCCAGAAAATGGAGGCCGTAGGGACCCTGGCCGGGGGGATCGCCCATGATTTCAATAACATCCTCAGCGTTATCATAGGCCACGCAGACCTGATCCTGACGGACCTTGACCCCCGCCTGCCTTTTTACGACAACATTCTGGAAATCCGGAAGGCTGGGGAACGGGCTGCTTCTCTTACTAGGCGGCTTCTGACCTTCAGCCGAAAACAGGTGGTGGAACCCCGAATCCTGGACCTCAACCAGGTCATTGACGGAACGAAAAAGATGCTGGAGCGGTTGATCGGGGAAGACATCATCCTGAAGACCCGGCTTGAGACCTCCCTCTTCCCGGTATTTATGGATCCGGGGCAGGTCGAGCAAATCCTTTTGAATCTAGCCTCCAACGCCCGCGACGCCATGCCCGAAGGAGGGACCCTGACCATTGAGACGGCCAACAGGGTCCTGGACCCTGCATTTTTCGCGGACCGGGGCGTCAAAGGCACCCCCGGGCCATATGTCATGATTCGGGTCTCGGATACGGGCTTGGGGATGGATGAGGCCACCAGGGAACGAATCTTCGAGCCCTTCTTTACCACCAAAGGGATGGGTAAGGGTACAGGTCTGGGTCTTGCCACTGTTTACGGGATCGTGAAGCAGAGCCGAGGGTTCATTTGGGCTGAGAGCCTGCCCGGAGAAGGCACCTTCTTTGAAATATTCATCCCCAGGACAGAAAGTGAGGGGGATTCCGCCCCAAGAGAATCCCAGAGCCGGAAACCGGAATCCGGAGGCACCGAAACGATCATGGTGGTTGAAGACGACAAGGACCTCAGGAATCTCGCCGCCAGGATCCTGGAAAGCCGCGGGTACACGGTTATTCTTTCCAGGGATGCAAGCTCCGCCTTACAGGTTGTCAGGGAATATCAGGGGCCTATCCACCTGCTCATCACCGACGTGGTAATGCCGGGGATGAGCGGCGTGGAGCTGGCCCGTCGGTTCCGTCCCCTGAGGCCCGGGGCCCGTATCCTATTCATGTCAGGGTACGCCGGTAACAACATCGAGCGTTACGGCCCGCTCGCCGACGGTGACAACCTGATCATGAAACCTTTTACCCCGCAGGAGTTCGTCCGCAAGGTACGGGAAGTGCTTGCCGGCGAACGAAGACCTGAACCCCCATGA
- a CDS encoding response regulator, which translates to MSRKILVMDDDRHVCKVLKKLLEEEGFTCTLAYTGAEAREHIKEQTFDLALCDIRLPDESGLDVARAIKDRRPETALMIITALEDQEIAKEALDMGVFGYLVKPFHRSQVLISVVNALRRHELEQKERSFRKVLEEKVAERTRELRETLRRVEETKEKLRESEEQFRTLVERSNDGIGIVQGEIHVYVNKKYLQIFGYSSFDEIMGKPMAPQIHPEDREKVYEYSLRRQRGEKVPERYRFRCIRKDGKIIHIEVSATRILYKGRPASLSILRDVTKEIRITDALLKKTRELSDNKSALQKALSQTSSLIQRVAKEKNFGIRFENPNLVTCYEMMDCEEKDCPCFGKGATRCWQTRGTFCGKEGEHRFEGKARDCLECPVFRKSCSDPFHEIGEHFNNMMHILEKKNLQLQEANRELKGTQGRIIQQEKMASIGQLAAGIAHEINNPTGFINSNLGTLLEYQEDLLKLLGECRALLEEIQKSESTDNIKERVKRILEMEEEADIDFLMEDMPQLVKESIEGTERIKKIIKDLKEFAHPGKQELVYADINHNLDSTLNIVWNEIKYKATVKKDYGPIPEVRCYPQQLNQVFMNLLVNAAQAIEESGEITIKTREENGFVRIQVSDTGKGIPPEHLSRIFEPFFTTKEVGKGTGLGLHVAYDIVKKHGGRILVESTPGKGTTFTVELPTDAGEGEEHDEPHAAAGR; encoded by the coding sequence ATGTCTCGGAAAATCCTGGTCATGGATGACGATCGGCATGTATGCAAGGTACTTAAAAAGCTTCTCGAGGAAGAGGGTTTCACTTGTACGCTGGCATACACCGGTGCAGAGGCACGGGAGCACATCAAGGAACAAACGTTCGACCTTGCCCTGTGCGACATCCGGCTGCCTGATGAATCGGGCCTGGATGTGGCCAGAGCCATCAAGGACCGGCGCCCCGAAACAGCCCTCATGATCATCACGGCCCTCGAGGACCAGGAAATCGCCAAGGAGGCCCTTGATATGGGGGTCTTCGGTTACCTGGTCAAGCCTTTTCACCGTTCCCAGGTATTGATCAGCGTGGTCAACGCCCTCAGGAGGCACGAACTCGAACAAAAGGAGCGTTCTTTTCGAAAGGTCCTGGAGGAAAAGGTGGCCGAGCGGACCAGGGAGCTCCGGGAAACCCTCCGGAGGGTCGAAGAGACCAAAGAGAAGCTCCGGGAGAGTGAGGAACAATTCCGCACCTTAGTAGAGCGATCTAACGACGGGATAGGGATCGTACAGGGTGAAATCCATGTTTACGTAAACAAAAAGTACCTGCAAATATTCGGCTATTCCTCCTTTGACGAGATCATGGGAAAACCCATGGCCCCCCAAATCCATCCCGAGGACCGGGAGAAGGTCTATGAGTACAGCCTGAGACGCCAGAGGGGTGAAAAGGTGCCTGAAAGGTACCGCTTCCGGTGCATTCGAAAGGACGGGAAGATCATCCACATTGAGGTCTCGGCCACCCGCATCCTTTACAAGGGAAGACCGGCCAGCCTCTCCATCCTCCGGGATGTCACAAAAGAGATCAGGATAACGGACGCCCTGCTGAAAAAAACACGGGAGCTCTCGGACAACAAGTCGGCCCTGCAAAAGGCCCTTTCCCAGACCTCCTCCCTGATCCAGCGGGTGGCTAAGGAAAAGAACTTCGGAATTCGGTTCGAAAATCCCAACCTCGTCACCTGCTACGAAATGATGGATTGCGAGGAAAAAGATTGTCCTTGTTTCGGCAAGGGTGCCACCCGGTGCTGGCAAACAAGGGGAACCTTTTGCGGCAAAGAGGGTGAACATCGATTCGAGGGTAAAGCCAGGGATTGCCTTGAATGCCCGGTCTTCCGCAAGAGCTGCTCGGACCCCTTCCACGAGATCGGCGAGCATTTCAACAACATGATGCATATCCTCGAGAAGAAAAACCTCCAGTTGCAGGAGGCGAACCGCGAATTGAAAGGGACCCAGGGCCGGATCATCCAGCAGGAAAAAATGGCCTCCATCGGCCAGCTCGCAGCAGGAATCGCCCACGAGATCAACAATCCCACCGGGTTTATCAACAGCAACCTGGGAACCCTCCTGGAGTACCAGGAAGACCTCCTGAAACTCCTCGGAGAATGCAGGGCATTGCTGGAGGAAATCCAGAAGAGTGAAAGTACCGATAACATCAAAGAGCGGGTGAAGCGCATTCTGGAGATGGAGGAAGAAGCAGATATCGATTTTCTGATGGAGGACATGCCTCAACTCGTCAAGGAATCCATCGAGGGGACTGAGCGCATCAAGAAAATCATAAAAGATCTCAAGGAGTTCGCCCATCCAGGAAAACAGGAATTGGTCTATGCCGACATCAACCACAACCTGGACTCCACCCTCAATATCGTCTGGAACGAGATCAAGTACAAGGCAACGGTAAAGAAGGATTACGGCCCTATTCCGGAGGTACGCTGCTATCCGCAGCAATTGAACCAGGTCTTCATGAACCTCCTGGTCAACGCGGCCCAGGCTATTGAAGAGAGCGGGGAAATCACCATCAAAACCCGGGAGGAGAACGGTTTCGTGCGGATCCAGGTAAGCGACACAGGAAAGGGCATTCCTCCTGAACACCTCTCACGTATCTTCGAGCCCTTCTTCACCACAAAGGAAGTGGGAAAGGGAACGGGTCTCGGTCTTCATGTAGCCTACGACATCGTAAAAAAGCACGGGGGAAGGATCCTGGTGGAGAGTACCCCGGGCAAGGGGACCACCTTTACCGTAGAACTCCCGACCGATGCCGGGGAAGGAGAAGAACATGATGAACCGCACGCTGCTGCTGGTAGATGA
- a CDS encoding response regulator, with protein MMNRTLLLVDDEQNVLGALKRQLRRERYKILEACSGPQALRLLEEQEIGVVLSDLTMPGMDGITLLGEVKTRFPDTVRILLTGNGTLENAMEAINGLQVFAFLSKPWSREGLKGILARAFEHYNLIKENRRLLKLTQDQNQELMRFNRDLERLVRERTQQMDQAVREGIRMLAIAAEAKDDDTGEHVKRIQEMTLDICRNLGLSDEESDRISFFSTVHDIGKIHVPDAILKKPGPLDPEEWAVMKAHTLVGSRILGVHPFYRTAREIARSHHERWDGTGYPDELRGHDIPLPARIVAVADVYDALTHSRPYKVAWPVEKALEEMKAQSGKAFDPEILEAFLHVISEEGLFNKTGRKNHACP; from the coding sequence ATGATGAACCGCACGCTGCTGCTGGTAGATGACGAGCAAAACGTCCTTGGGGCACTTAAACGTCAACTGCGCCGGGAAAGGTACAAGATCCTGGAAGCCTGCTCCGGGCCCCAGGCCCTGCGGCTCCTCGAGGAACAAGAGATCGGCGTCGTCCTATCCGACCTGACCATGCCCGGAATGGACGGAATCACACTCCTGGGAGAGGTGAAGACCCGGTTTCCCGATACCGTAAGGATTCTTCTTACGGGGAACGGGACCCTGGAGAATGCCATGGAGGCCATCAACGGCCTGCAGGTCTTTGCCTTCCTGTCCAAGCCCTGGTCCCGGGAAGGACTGAAGGGAATCCTGGCCAGGGCCTTCGAGCATTATAACCTCATCAAGGAAAACCGGAGGCTCCTCAAGCTCACCCAGGACCAAAACCAGGAACTGATGCGATTCAACAGGGATCTTGAACGACTGGTCCGGGAACGGACCCAACAGATGGACCAGGCCGTGCGGGAGGGCATCCGGATGCTTGCAATCGCCGCCGAAGCCAAAGACGACGATACAGGGGAGCACGTAAAACGAATCCAGGAAATGACCCTTGATATATGCAGGAACCTGGGGCTTTCAGACGAAGAATCGGACCGTATCAGTTTCTTCAGTACCGTGCATGATATCGGAAAAATCCATGTTCCGGATGCAATCCTCAAAAAACCAGGCCCCCTTGACCCGGAGGAATGGGCGGTCATGAAGGCCCATACCCTGGTGGGGAGCCGCATCCTGGGTGTCCATCCCTTTTACCGGACAGCGAGGGAGATCGCCCGGAGCCATCACGAGCGATGGGACGGGACCGGTTATCCGGACGAACTTCGCGGACACGACATCCCCTTGCCCGCCCGGATCGTGGCGGTGGCCGACGTTTACGACGCCCTTACCCATTCAAGGCCCTACAAGGTGGCCTGGCCCGTGGAGAAGGCCCTGGAGGAGATGAAAGCACAATCAGGCAAGGCCTTTGATCCTGAGATCCTCGAAGCCTTTCTCCATGTAATCTCCGAAGAAGGCCTTTTCAACAAAACCGGGAGGAAAAACCACGCATGCCCCTGA
- a CDS encoding response regulator, producing MPLKRKHTILLVDDEAAIINALQRLLRREGFNIHSASNGKEALEVLKKLGKRVSLIISDQRMPGMTGCEFLEKAKEMAPDAMRFLLTGYTDMDVVVEAINRGGVHRYINKPWNDKEFRLQVIQALEQYELVLENRRLTLLTKKQNRILKELNQNLEKKVKERTREIIEKNRTLSRMNKELESSFFNTVRAFASLAEMHAPLLAGHGRRVSLLARDIALMLELPENDVNHIEVAGLLHDVGKLGLPDKVLNYQEEAWSEEDKVAYHRHPEEGQTIVRFINRLGHVGLLIRSHHERYDGLGYPDRLSEETIPLGSRIIAVANAYDKIAHLRVNGKSLLSEYLRERDTTADDLPRDELYQQAALFHLKKHAFTHFDPDVVKSLLGVLKTRGIRYKQEQLVPVEDLRPGMVLTRSIYTKGGRFLLPHNTTLTRDYIQKLQEINKRDPVLEGVYIMGE from the coding sequence ATGCCCCTGAAACGTAAACACACGATCCTGCTGGTCGACGACGAAGCGGCCATCATCAATGCCCTTCAGAGACTCCTGCGCAGGGAGGGTTTCAATATCCACTCGGCCTCCAACGGGAAAGAAGCCCTCGAAGTACTGAAGAAGCTCGGGAAAAGGGTATCCCTGATCATCTCGGACCAGAGGATGCCGGGGATGACCGGGTGCGAGTTTCTGGAGAAGGCCAAGGAGATGGCCCCTGACGCCATGAGGTTTCTCCTCACAGGGTATACCGATATGGACGTGGTGGTGGAGGCCATCAACCGCGGAGGGGTTCACCGATACATCAACAAACCCTGGAACGACAAGGAGTTTCGTCTCCAGGTCATCCAGGCCCTGGAGCAGTACGAACTGGTCCTGGAAAACCGTCGACTGACATTGTTGACGAAGAAACAAAACAGGATCCTCAAGGAACTCAACCAGAATCTTGAAAAGAAAGTAAAGGAGCGGACCCGGGAGATCATCGAGAAGAACCGCACCCTTTCCCGGATGAACAAGGAACTGGAGTCCAGCTTTTTCAATACGGTTCGGGCCTTCGCCTCCCTGGCCGAGATGCATGCTCCTCTGCTTGCCGGGCACGGGAGGCGGGTAAGTCTTCTCGCCCGTGATATCGCCCTCATGCTGGAACTGCCGGAAAACGACGTAAACCATATCGAGGTGGCCGGTCTCCTCCACGATGTTGGGAAGCTGGGGCTGCCGGATAAGGTGCTCAATTACCAGGAGGAGGCCTGGAGCGAGGAAGACAAGGTCGCCTATCACAGGCATCCTGAAGAAGGACAGACGATCGTACGTTTCATCAACAGACTGGGCCATGTGGGTCTCCTGATCAGGTCGCACCACGAGCGTTACGACGGCCTCGGGTACCCCGATCGCCTGAGCGAGGAGACCATCCCCCTGGGCTCCAGGATCATCGCCGTTGCCAACGCCTACGATAAGATAGCCCACCTGAGGGTGAACGGAAAATCTCTCCTCAGCGAATACCTCAGGGAAAGGGACACGACCGCAGACGATCTACCCAGGGACGAACTCTACCAGCAGGCCGCCCTTTTTCACTTAAAGAAGCACGCCTTTACCCATTTCGATCCGGACGTGGTAAAATCTCTATTGGGGGTCCTAAAAACAAGGGGAATCCGTTACAAGCAGGAGCAACTGGTTCCTGTAGAAGATCTCCGGCCGGGCATGGTGCTCACCCGTTCCATTTACACGAAGGGAGGGAGATTTCTCCTTCCCCACAATACCACCTTGACCCGGGACTACATCCAGAAACTGCAGGAGATCAACAAACGGGACCCCGTCCTTGAAGGTGTTTATATAATGGGCGAGTGA
- a CDS encoding HDOD domain-containing protein: MGHPNILDQLDRIQDLPALPAVAREVNALLCDPDTSIDKLSRTIEKDQAIASSILKLVNSAFFGLSRRVGNIPHAVVLLGFNTVRNAVLALSVVDLFKPVPFPGFDATLLWRHSIATAVTGRYLAQASGLYPPDDAFVGGLLHDMGKFLLSQFFQEDFQKAWELSEELGIPLHEAEREKIGINHAQVGKRLARKWKLPPGLTDAIGSHHAYKKSAQEPLLLILVHAADHLVNSLTQNRSRAIRQGLFPEAEKALGTILDDHENWFPEICEEIDSACRFFLKERKE; the protein is encoded by the coding sequence ATGGGTCATCCGAACATCCTAGATCAACTGGATCGCATCCAGGACCTGCCCGCCCTCCCCGCTGTGGCCAGGGAGGTAAACGCCCTGTTGTGCGATCCGGACACTTCCATCGATAAGCTCAGCAGGACCATTGAAAAGGACCAGGCCATCGCCTCATCTATCCTGAAGCTTGTGAACTCGGCCTTCTTCGGCCTGTCCCGCCGGGTGGGAAACATCCCCCACGCCGTGGTTCTCCTTGGTTTCAATACCGTCAGGAACGCTGTTCTGGCCCTTTCCGTGGTCGATCTTTTCAAGCCCGTTCCTTTCCCCGGGTTTGACGCCACCCTTCTCTGGCGACACTCCATCGCCACTGCGGTAACAGGCAGGTACCTTGCACAGGCATCGGGACTCTACCCGCCCGACGATGCCTTTGTGGGGGGGCTGCTCCATGACATGGGGAAATTTTTGCTCTCCCAGTTTTTCCAGGAAGATTTCCAAAAGGCCTGGGAGCTTTCCGAGGAACTGGGAATTCCCCTTCACGAGGCTGAACGGGAAAAGATAGGGATCAACCATGCCCAGGTCGGCAAAAGGCTTGCGAGAAAGTGGAAACTTCCCCCCGGGCTCACTGACGCCATCGGTTCTCATCATGCTTACAAAAAAAGCGCCCAGGAACCCCTTCTGTTAATCCTTGTCCATGCTGCCGATCACCTGGTAAACAGCCTTACCCAGAACCGTTCCAGAGCGATTCGGCAAGGGCTTTTTCCAGAGGCGGAAAAGGCCCTTGGAACGATTCTTGATGATCACGAAAACTGGTTTCCTGAAATATGCGAAGAGATTGATTCCGCCTGCAGATTCTTCCTCAAGGAGCGAAAAGAATGA